The following proteins come from a genomic window of Canis aureus isolate CA01 chromosome 3, VMU_Caureus_v.1.0, whole genome shotgun sequence:
- the UBE4A gene encoding ubiquitin conjugation factor E4 A isoform X1 — translation MTDQENNNNISSNPFAALFGSLADAKQFAAIQKEQLKQQSDELTASPDDSDNSVSESLDEFDYSVAEISRSFRSQQEICEQLNINHMIQRIFLITLDNSDPSLKSGNGIPSRCVYLEEMAVDLEDQDWLDMNNVEQAVFARLLLQDPGNHLINMTSSTTLNLSADRDAGERHIFCYLYSCFQRAKEEITKVPENLLPFAVQCRNLTVSNTRTVLLTPEIYVDQNIHEQLVDLMLEAIQGAHFEDVTEFLEEVIEALIMDEEVRTFPEVMIPVFDILLGRIKDLELCQILFYAYLDILLYFTRQKDMAKVFVEYIQPKDPSNGQMYQKTLLGVILNISCLLKTPGVVENHGYFLNPSRSSPQEIKVQEANIHQFMAQFHEKIYQMLKNLLQLSPETKHCILSWLGNCLHANAGRTKIWANQMPEIFFQMYASDAFFLNLGAALLKLCQPFCKPRSSRLLTFNPTYCALKELNDEERKIKNVHMRGLDKETCLIPAVQEPKFPQNYNLVTENLVLTEYTLYLGFHRLHDQMVKINQNLHRLQVAWRDAQQSSSPAADNLREQFERLMTIYLSTKTAMTEPQMLQNCLNLQVSMAVLLVQLAIGNEGSQPIELTFPLPDGYSSLAYVPEFFADNLGDFLIFLRRFADDILETSADSLEHVLHFITIFTGSIERPKETMCARVKICWMKRMVHSPLSHVSKKMKNPHLRAKLAEVLEAVMPHLDQTPNPLVSSVFHRKRVFCNFPHAPHLAEALIKVFVDIEFTGDPHQFEQKFNYRRPMYPILRYMWGTDTYRESIKDLADYASKNLEAMNPPLFLRFLNLLMNDAIFLLDEAIQYLSKIKIQQIEKDRGEWDSLTPEARREKEAGLQMFGQLARFHNIMSNETIGTLAFLTSEIKSLFVHPFLAERIISMLNYFLQHLVGPKMGALKVKDFSEFDFKPQQLVSDICTIYLNLGDEENFCATVPKDGRSYSPTLFAQTVRVLKKINKPGNMIVAFSNLAERIKSLADLQQQEEETYADACDEFLDPIMSTLMSDPVVLPSSRVTVDRSTIARHLLSDQTDPFNRSPLTMDQIRPNTELKEKIQRWLAERKQQKEQLE, via the exons ATGACAGACCAGGAGAATAACAACAACATCTCGAGTAACCCCTTTGCTGCTCTTTTTGGCTCCCTGGCTGATGCCAAGCAGTTTGCAGCAATCCAAAAAGAGCAGCTGAAGCAGCAATCTG ATGAACTCACAGCTAGCCCAGATGACTCGGATAATAGTGTGTCAGAAAGCCTGGATGAATTTGATTACTCTGTGGCTGAGATTAGCCGTTCCTTCCGTTCACAGCAAGAAATATGTGAGCAACTCAACATCAATCACATGATCCAAAGGATCTTCCTCATTACTCTGGACAACA GTGACCCAAGCTTGAAAAGTGGGAATGGCATCCCCAGCCGTTGTGTGTATTTGGAAGAAATGGCAGTAGACCTGGAAGATCAAGACTGGCTTGATATGAACAACGTTGAGCAG GCTGTCTTCGCTCGCTTATTACTTCAGGATCCAGGCAACCACTTGATTAACATGACTTCTTCTACAACGTTGAATCTCTCTGCTGATCGAGATGCAGGGGAGAGGCACATTTTTTGTTACCTTTATTCCTGCTTCCAAAGAGCTAAGGAAGAG ATTACCAAAGTTCCAGAGAACCTGCTCCCCTTTGCGGTGCAGTGCAGGAACCTCACTGTGTCCAATACCCGAACAGTACTCCTCACCCCAGAGATCTATGTTGACCAAAACATCCATGAGCAACTGGTAGATTTAATGTTGGAAGCCATCCAAGGAGCCC ATTTTGAAGATGTAACTGAGTTTCTGGAAGAGGTTATTGAAGCCTTGATAATGGATGAGGAAGTTCGCACATTTCCCGAAGTCATGATTCCAGTGTTTGATATTTTATTGGGCCGAATAAAAGATCTAGAACTATGTCAGATCCTGTTTTATGCATATCTGGATATTCTTCTCTATTTCACTAGGCAGAAGGATATGGCAAAG GTTTTTGTAGAGTACATTCAGCCCAAGGACCCTAGCAATGGGCAGATGTACCAGAAGACCTTGCTGGGAGTAATCCTGAATATCTCCTGCTTATTAAAGACTCCGGGTGTAGTAGAAAATCATGGCTACTTTCTGAATCCATCTCGTTCCAGTCCCCAGGAGATCAAAGTGCAGGAGGCCAACATCCATCAG TTCATGGCTCAGTTCCATGAAAAGATCTACCAGATGCTGAAGAACTTACTCCAGCTCTCTCCAGAAACCAAACACTGTATCTTGTCCTGGCTTGGAAACTGTTTGCATGCAAATGCAGGCCGCACCAAGATTTGGGCCAATCAGATGCCAGAAATCTTCTTCCAAATGTATGCCTCGGATGCCTTCTTTTTGAATCTGGGTGCTGCTCTCCTGAAGTTATGCCAGCCATTTTGCAAACCCAGATCCTCTCGGCTCCTCACCTTTAATCCCACTTACTGTGCCCTGAAGGAATTGAATGATGAAGAacgaaaaattaaaaatgtgcacATGAGAG GTTTGGACAAAGAAACTTGTTTGATCCCAGCGGTGCAGGAGCCAAAGTTTCCCCAGAACTACAACCTTGTGACAGAGAACCTTGTCCTGACAGAGTATACTTTGTACTTGGGATTTCACAG GTTGCATGATCAGATGGTAAAAATCAACCAAAATCTGCATCGGCTGCAGGTTGCCTGGCGGGATGCTCAGCAAAGTTCTAGCCCTGCTGCTGACAACCTTCGTGAGCAATTTGAACGGCTGATGACCATCTATCTTTCTACCAAGACTGCCATGACAGAGCCACAGATGCTACAGAACTGTCTAAACTTGCAGGTGTCCATGGCTGTTCTGCTTGTTCAACTGGCCATAGGCAATGAGGGCTCACAGCCAATAGAACTAACTTTTCCTTTGCCAGATGGCTACAGCTCTTTGGCTTATGTGCCAG aattttttgcAGATAACTTGGgtgatttcctcatttttctacGCCGCTTTGCCGATGACATCTTGGAGACGTCAGCAGACTCCCTGGAACATGTCCTTCACTTTATCACGATTTTCACTGGAAGCATAGAAAG GCCAAAGGAAACCATGTGTGCAAGGGTGAAGATTTGCTGGATGAAGAGAATGGTGCACAGTCCCCTAAGCCATGTCAGTAAGAA GATGAAGAATCCCCACCTACGGGCCAAACTGGCGGAGGTGCTGGAAGCAGTGATGCCCCACCTGGATCAGACCCCAAATCCCTTGGTATCCAGTGTGTTCCACCGGAAACGTGTGTTCTGCAACTTTCCTCATGCACCCCACCTTGCAGAAGCTCTAATCAAGGTTTTTGTGGACATTGAGTTTACAG GAGACCCCCATCAATTTGAACAGAAGTTTAATTACCGGCGTCCCATGTATCCCATCCTAAGGTACATGTGGGGAACAGATACCTATCGAGAGAGCATTAAG GATTTGGCTGACTATGCCTCTAAGAATTTAGAAGCCATGAATCCCCCACTTTTCCTCCGTTTTCTTAACCTGCTAATGAACGACGCCATCTTCCTCCTGGATGAAGCCATACAG TATTTGAGCAAGATAAAGATTCAACAGATTGAGAAAGACCGAGGTGAATGGGATAGTCTGACTCCAGAAGCCCGCCGAGAGAAGGAGGCTGGCCTACAGATGTTTGGACAGCTGGCACGTTTCCATAACATCATGTCCAATGAAACAATTGGTACCCTTGCCTTTCTGACATCAG agATCAAATCACTCTTTGTGCATCCTTTCCTGGCTGAGCGCATCATCTCCATGTTGAACTACTTCCTGCAGCACCTGGTTGGCCCCAAGATGGGGGCCTTAAAAGTCAAGGACTTCAGTGAATTTGACTTCAAGCCCCAGCAGCTCGTATCAGATATCTGCACAATCTACTTAAACCTTGG GGACGAGGAGAACTTCTGTGCCACGGTGCCCAAGGACGGACGTTCCTATTCCCCAACTCTCTTTGCACAGACAGTCCGAgtcctgaagaaaataaataagcccGGGAATATGATTGTGGCTTTCAGCAACTTGGCAGAGAGAATCAAG TCTCTAGCAGACCTCCAGCAACAGGAGGAGGAAACTTATGCAGATGCCTGTGATGAGTTCCTGGATCCCATCATGAGCACACTCATGTCCGACCCTGTGGTGCTGCCATCCTCCAGAGTCACTGTGGATAGATCCACCATTGCCAGACATTTGCTCAG TGACCAAACCGACCCCTTTAACCGTAGTCCCCTCACCATGGACCAGATCCGGCCAAAcacagaactaaaagaaaaaatccaacgATGGCTTGCAGAGAGGAAACAACAAAAGGAGCAACTTGAATAA
- the UBE4A gene encoding ubiquitin conjugation factor E4 A isoform X2, whose amino-acid sequence MTDQENNNNISSNPFAALFGSLADAKQFAAIQKEQLKQQSDELTASPDDSDNSVSESLDEFDYSVAEISRSFRSQQEICEQLNINHMIQRIFLITLDNSDPSLKSGNGIPSRCVYLEEMAVDLEDQDWLDMNNVEQAVFARLLLQDPGNHLINMTSSTTLNLSADRDAGERHIFCYLYSCFQRAKEEITKVPENLLPFAVQCRNLTVSNTRTVLLTPEIYVDQNIHEQLVDLMLEAIQGAHFEDVTEFLEEVIEALIMDEEVRTFPEVMIPVFDILLGRIKDLELCQILFYAYLDILLYFTRQKDMAKVFVEYIQPKDPSNGQMYQKTLLGVILNISCLLKTPGVVENHGYFLNPSRSSPQEIKVQEANIHQFMAQFHEKIYQMLKNLLQLSPETKHCILSWLGNCLHANAGRTKIWANQMPEIFFQMYASDAFFLNLGAALLKLCQPFCKPRSSRLLTFNPTYCALKELNDEERKIKNVHMRGLDKETCLIPAVQEPKFPQNYNLVTENLVLTEYTLYLGFHRLHDQMVKINQNLHRLQVAWRDAQQSSSPAADNLREQFERLMTIYLSTKTAMTEPQMLQNCLNLQVSMAVLLVQLAIGNEGSQPIELTFPLPDGYSSLAYVPEFFADNLGDFLIFLRRFADDILETSADSLEHVLHFITIFTGSIERMKNPHLRAKLAEVLEAVMPHLDQTPNPLVSSVFHRKRVFCNFPHAPHLAEALIKVFVDIEFTGDPHQFEQKFNYRRPMYPILRYMWGTDTYRESIKDLADYASKNLEAMNPPLFLRFLNLLMNDAIFLLDEAIQYLSKIKIQQIEKDRGEWDSLTPEARREKEAGLQMFGQLARFHNIMSNETIGTLAFLTSEIKSLFVHPFLAERIISMLNYFLQHLVGPKMGALKVKDFSEFDFKPQQLVSDICTIYLNLGDEENFCATVPKDGRSYSPTLFAQTVRVLKKINKPGNMIVAFSNLAERIKSLADLQQQEEETYADACDEFLDPIMSTLMSDPVVLPSSRVTVDRSTIARHLLSDQTDPFNRSPLTMDQIRPNTELKEKIQRWLAERKQQKEQLE is encoded by the exons ATGACAGACCAGGAGAATAACAACAACATCTCGAGTAACCCCTTTGCTGCTCTTTTTGGCTCCCTGGCTGATGCCAAGCAGTTTGCAGCAATCCAAAAAGAGCAGCTGAAGCAGCAATCTG ATGAACTCACAGCTAGCCCAGATGACTCGGATAATAGTGTGTCAGAAAGCCTGGATGAATTTGATTACTCTGTGGCTGAGATTAGCCGTTCCTTCCGTTCACAGCAAGAAATATGTGAGCAACTCAACATCAATCACATGATCCAAAGGATCTTCCTCATTACTCTGGACAACA GTGACCCAAGCTTGAAAAGTGGGAATGGCATCCCCAGCCGTTGTGTGTATTTGGAAGAAATGGCAGTAGACCTGGAAGATCAAGACTGGCTTGATATGAACAACGTTGAGCAG GCTGTCTTCGCTCGCTTATTACTTCAGGATCCAGGCAACCACTTGATTAACATGACTTCTTCTACAACGTTGAATCTCTCTGCTGATCGAGATGCAGGGGAGAGGCACATTTTTTGTTACCTTTATTCCTGCTTCCAAAGAGCTAAGGAAGAG ATTACCAAAGTTCCAGAGAACCTGCTCCCCTTTGCGGTGCAGTGCAGGAACCTCACTGTGTCCAATACCCGAACAGTACTCCTCACCCCAGAGATCTATGTTGACCAAAACATCCATGAGCAACTGGTAGATTTAATGTTGGAAGCCATCCAAGGAGCCC ATTTTGAAGATGTAACTGAGTTTCTGGAAGAGGTTATTGAAGCCTTGATAATGGATGAGGAAGTTCGCACATTTCCCGAAGTCATGATTCCAGTGTTTGATATTTTATTGGGCCGAATAAAAGATCTAGAACTATGTCAGATCCTGTTTTATGCATATCTGGATATTCTTCTCTATTTCACTAGGCAGAAGGATATGGCAAAG GTTTTTGTAGAGTACATTCAGCCCAAGGACCCTAGCAATGGGCAGATGTACCAGAAGACCTTGCTGGGAGTAATCCTGAATATCTCCTGCTTATTAAAGACTCCGGGTGTAGTAGAAAATCATGGCTACTTTCTGAATCCATCTCGTTCCAGTCCCCAGGAGATCAAAGTGCAGGAGGCCAACATCCATCAG TTCATGGCTCAGTTCCATGAAAAGATCTACCAGATGCTGAAGAACTTACTCCAGCTCTCTCCAGAAACCAAACACTGTATCTTGTCCTGGCTTGGAAACTGTTTGCATGCAAATGCAGGCCGCACCAAGATTTGGGCCAATCAGATGCCAGAAATCTTCTTCCAAATGTATGCCTCGGATGCCTTCTTTTTGAATCTGGGTGCTGCTCTCCTGAAGTTATGCCAGCCATTTTGCAAACCCAGATCCTCTCGGCTCCTCACCTTTAATCCCACTTACTGTGCCCTGAAGGAATTGAATGATGAAGAacgaaaaattaaaaatgtgcacATGAGAG GTTTGGACAAAGAAACTTGTTTGATCCCAGCGGTGCAGGAGCCAAAGTTTCCCCAGAACTACAACCTTGTGACAGAGAACCTTGTCCTGACAGAGTATACTTTGTACTTGGGATTTCACAG GTTGCATGATCAGATGGTAAAAATCAACCAAAATCTGCATCGGCTGCAGGTTGCCTGGCGGGATGCTCAGCAAAGTTCTAGCCCTGCTGCTGACAACCTTCGTGAGCAATTTGAACGGCTGATGACCATCTATCTTTCTACCAAGACTGCCATGACAGAGCCACAGATGCTACAGAACTGTCTAAACTTGCAGGTGTCCATGGCTGTTCTGCTTGTTCAACTGGCCATAGGCAATGAGGGCTCACAGCCAATAGAACTAACTTTTCCTTTGCCAGATGGCTACAGCTCTTTGGCTTATGTGCCAG aattttttgcAGATAACTTGGgtgatttcctcatttttctacGCCGCTTTGCCGATGACATCTTGGAGACGTCAGCAGACTCCCTGGAACATGTCCTTCACTTTATCACGATTTTCACTGGAAGCATAGAAAG GATGAAGAATCCCCACCTACGGGCCAAACTGGCGGAGGTGCTGGAAGCAGTGATGCCCCACCTGGATCAGACCCCAAATCCCTTGGTATCCAGTGTGTTCCACCGGAAACGTGTGTTCTGCAACTTTCCTCATGCACCCCACCTTGCAGAAGCTCTAATCAAGGTTTTTGTGGACATTGAGTTTACAG GAGACCCCCATCAATTTGAACAGAAGTTTAATTACCGGCGTCCCATGTATCCCATCCTAAGGTACATGTGGGGAACAGATACCTATCGAGAGAGCATTAAG GATTTGGCTGACTATGCCTCTAAGAATTTAGAAGCCATGAATCCCCCACTTTTCCTCCGTTTTCTTAACCTGCTAATGAACGACGCCATCTTCCTCCTGGATGAAGCCATACAG TATTTGAGCAAGATAAAGATTCAACAGATTGAGAAAGACCGAGGTGAATGGGATAGTCTGACTCCAGAAGCCCGCCGAGAGAAGGAGGCTGGCCTACAGATGTTTGGACAGCTGGCACGTTTCCATAACATCATGTCCAATGAAACAATTGGTACCCTTGCCTTTCTGACATCAG agATCAAATCACTCTTTGTGCATCCTTTCCTGGCTGAGCGCATCATCTCCATGTTGAACTACTTCCTGCAGCACCTGGTTGGCCCCAAGATGGGGGCCTTAAAAGTCAAGGACTTCAGTGAATTTGACTTCAAGCCCCAGCAGCTCGTATCAGATATCTGCACAATCTACTTAAACCTTGG GGACGAGGAGAACTTCTGTGCCACGGTGCCCAAGGACGGACGTTCCTATTCCCCAACTCTCTTTGCACAGACAGTCCGAgtcctgaagaaaataaataagcccGGGAATATGATTGTGGCTTTCAGCAACTTGGCAGAGAGAATCAAG TCTCTAGCAGACCTCCAGCAACAGGAGGAGGAAACTTATGCAGATGCCTGTGATGAGTTCCTGGATCCCATCATGAGCACACTCATGTCCGACCCTGTGGTGCTGCCATCCTCCAGAGTCACTGTGGATAGATCCACCATTGCCAGACATTTGCTCAG TGACCAAACCGACCCCTTTAACCGTAGTCCCCTCACCATGGACCAGATCCGGCCAAAcacagaactaaaagaaaaaatccaacgATGGCTTGCAGAGAGGAAACAACAAAAGGAGCAACTTGAATAA